One genomic window of Candidatus Kuenenia stuttgartiensis includes the following:
- a CDS encoding protein-disulfide reductase DsbD family protein, which yields MKTVPLIKRCSAIVFVLIIFPLIAFGETSPFKSGATLLKEHVPAGELIPVAVNFTIAPNHHIYKDQVKIESGDNTRFAVVSTELPPGEIRYDQFFEKEVEDYVGEVLVKSFLQVSKDLPAGSYNVQLKVHYQGCSDKVCFAPTMDEFTLPVQVELAKSGVSKIQEEKIPAVSKPVEKAEATGIQKTIESRGIFVSLIIIFLAGVGLSFTPCVYPMIPITVAVIGGQAAGGQATARSPLRAFFLSLIYVLGISIVYSAMGVAAASTGALFGTALQSPWVIGFVVAVFVALAMSMFGVYYLRVPSFISDRLGTKTGKGIIGVFIMGLVSGIVASPCIGPALASLLVYIASTGNKFMGFWMLFVFAWGLGVLLIVLGTFSGAIRALPKSGGWMETVERIFGLLLIGAALYYLSFIIPGSAFIIILSVFLIVTAVFSGGFDRLTHESTNFQRAKRSFGLIAFIFGAYFLVGHLMISGFILPPFPTTVSTQAIAQEKIDWVLSEEEGLKQAKDEGKAAMIDFWASWCAACMEFEKLTYTDPEVIRVSKRFVNIKIDCTNSNDPKIKQLWYKYGIVGLPTIVFVGRDGNVLRDKTITGFVNPREFLKVIKNLEQ from the coding sequence ATGAAAACAGTTCCCCTCATAAAAAGATGCTCTGCTATTGTCTTTGTTTTAATCATATTTCCCCTTATAGCCTTCGGAGAAACCTCTCCGTTTAAATCAGGCGCGACACTTTTAAAAGAACATGTTCCAGCGGGTGAGCTTATCCCTGTTGCAGTTAACTTCACAATTGCCCCAAACCACCATATTTACAAGGATCAGGTTAAGATAGAAAGCGGAGATAACACTAGATTCGCGGTGGTTTCCACAGAACTTCCTCCAGGGGAAATCCGATACGATCAATTTTTTGAGAAAGAAGTAGAAGACTACGTAGGAGAAGTACTGGTAAAGTCATTCCTTCAGGTATCAAAGGATTTACCGGCCGGTTCGTATAATGTGCAACTCAAGGTACATTATCAGGGATGTTCCGATAAAGTCTGCTTTGCCCCAACGATGGATGAATTTACACTTCCGGTACAGGTGGAGTTAGCAAAATCGGGCGTTTCTAAAATACAGGAAGAAAAAATCCCGGCCGTTTCAAAACCTGTGGAAAAAGCGGAGGCCACTGGTATCCAAAAGACTATCGAGAGCCGTGGAATTTTTGTTTCACTAATTATTATTTTCCTGGCAGGTGTGGGTCTGAGTTTTACTCCGTGCGTGTACCCTATGATACCCATTACCGTTGCCGTAATTGGCGGACAAGCTGCCGGAGGCCAGGCTACGGCCAGAAGCCCTTTAAGGGCATTTTTCCTCTCACTGATTTATGTCCTGGGCATATCCATTGTATACTCAGCAATGGGGGTGGCAGCGGCTTCTACCGGGGCATTGTTTGGTACTGCTCTGCAAAGTCCCTGGGTCATAGGGTTTGTGGTGGCAGTTTTTGTCGCGCTTGCCATGAGCATGTTTGGGGTATATTACCTGCGGGTGCCATCTTTTATCTCAGATCGGCTTGGAACAAAAACCGGAAAGGGTATTATTGGCGTTTTTATTATGGGGTTAGTTTCCGGGATTGTTGCTTCGCCATGTATCGGCCCGGCCCTGGCAAGTTTGCTTGTTTACATTGCCAGCACGGGTAATAAATTCATGGGGTTCTGGATGTTGTTTGTATTTGCCTGGGGATTGGGCGTGCTTTTGATTGTGTTGGGCACCTTTTCAGGCGCTATAAGGGCCCTCCCGAAATCGGGAGGCTGGATGGAAACGGTGGAGAGAATCTTCGGTCTCCTTTTAATCGGAGCCGCACTCTATTACCTGAGTTTTATCATCCCGGGAAGCGCCTTCATCATCATCCTGAGCGTATTCTTGATTGTTACTGCGGTATTTTCCGGCGGTTTTGACCGGCTGACTCATGAAAGTACTAATTTTCAACGGGCCAAGAGATCCTTCGGACTTATAGCCTTTATCTTTGGAGCGTACTTTCTTGTGGGACATCTCATGATTAGTGGATTTATTTTGCCTCCCTTCCCGACTACCGTTTCCACTCAAGCAATCGCACAGGAAAAAATTGATTGGGTTTTAAGTGAGGAAGAAGGACTTAAACAGGCAAAGGACGAGGGTAAGGCGGCAATGATTGATTTCTGGGCGTCGTGGTGTGCAGCCTGTATGGAGTTTGAAAAACTCACTTATACTGATCCGGAAGTTATCAGGGTATCAAAGAGATTTGTGAATATTAAGATTGATTGTACCAATAGTAACGATCCAAAGATTAAACAACTTTGGTATAAGTATGGGATTGTTGGCTTGCCCACCATCGTATTTGTAGGCAGGGATGGAAATGTACTCAGGGATAAAACTATTACCGGTTTTGTCAATCCCAGGGAATTTCTTAAAGTCATAAAAAATTTGGAACAATAA
- the tal gene encoding transaldolase has product MNPLLMLKEYGQSVWLDYIQRGLITTGELRRFVEEYGLGGVTSNPAIFEKAITGSADYADMLDTLQQKKDMDAMAIYEYLAIRDIQDAADVLMPVYEKTGKRDGYVCLEVSPFLANETQGTIVEARRLWKAVGRQNVMVKVPATSEGIPAIEQLISEGINVNVTLLFSRETYEHVTQAYINGLEKLASRGGDVRTIASVASFFVSRIDTLLDSIIEARVKTSAHANEQALLQGIMGKVAIANARLTYQRYKEIFRGDRWQKLAEKGAQTQRVLWASTSTKNPKYRDVTYVEELIGPDTVNTMPLSTIEAFRDHGRPRASLEENIVAAYDTMKTLEQLDISMKECTDNLLREGLRLFADAFGKLLNALDTRGIKGA; this is encoded by the coding sequence ATGAATCCCCTGTTAATGTTGAAAGAATATGGTCAAAGTGTCTGGTTGGACTACATTCAGCGTGGTCTCATCACGACCGGAGAGTTACGCCGTTTTGTGGAAGAATACGGGTTGGGGGGAGTTACCTCCAATCCGGCAATCTTCGAGAAGGCAATCACTGGGAGCGCTGATTATGCGGATATGCTGGATACCCTGCAACAAAAAAAAGATATGGACGCTATGGCAATCTACGAGTATCTGGCGATACGCGACATTCAGGATGCTGCTGATGTACTGATGCCTGTCTATGAGAAGACTGGCAAACGAGACGGCTATGTCTGCCTGGAGGTCTCACCATTTCTGGCCAATGAGACGCAGGGTACTATTGTTGAGGCCAGGCGGCTCTGGAAGGCCGTTGGCCGGCAGAATGTAATGGTCAAGGTACCTGCCACATCAGAAGGTATTCCGGCTATCGAACAGCTTATCAGCGAAGGGATCAATGTCAATGTGACGCTGCTCTTTTCCCGGGAAACTTATGAACACGTAACGCAGGCTTATATCAATGGATTGGAAAAGTTAGCATCCCGCGGCGGTGATGTGAGAACAATCGCCAGTGTGGCCAGCTTCTTTGTTAGCCGCATAGATACACTTTTAGACTCCATCATTGAGGCCAGAGTTAAAACGTCTGCGCATGCAAACGAACAGGCATTGTTGCAAGGAATCATGGGGAAAGTAGCCATTGCCAACGCCAGGCTTACCTATCAGCGATATAAAGAGATTTTCCGTGGTGATCGCTGGCAGAAACTTGCCGAAAAAGGGGCACAAACGCAGCGTGTTCTGTGGGCTAGCACAAGTACCAAGAATCCGAAGTACCGGGACGTGACGTATGTCGAGGAACTCATCGGGCCAGATACGGTAAACACCATGCCATTATCTACAATTGAAGCCTTCCGGGATCATGGACGTCCCCGTGCGAGTCTTGAAGAAAATATTGTAGCCGCATACGACACGATGAAGACACTTGAGCAGTTAGACATTTCAATGAAAGAATGCACCGACAATTTACTCCGGGAGGGGCTACGCCTCTTTGCCGATGCCTTCGGGAAATTGTTAAATGCATTGGATACGAGAGGTATAAAAGGCGCATAG